The following proteins are co-located in the Candidatus Margulisiibacteriota bacterium genome:
- a CDS encoding DUF87 domain-containing protein — translation MLKNILQRITAVAFYIGFILLLGYFFRGNLAFILDPDDPLCFIFFTVALTLILGVYLSEPFFTKPSDVLVRSISTTLVLLAVKDKTDFILWKQFLIVISVLGIAALVITLINSRKSFATSPSRKFSKFITTVGSSEIIFGTLYVLVLVSFFRDAPVMFLVCLIILLVLLVWRKPVESFILICSDIYKVFERENALAGFIGEAIGCENPFLYNVEIDLDKYKSNANKGDIVYLEQNQNSGYVGIVVNTRHLIGKRWLSVYLLKDDSTGNIILLDLVKKELTETANNTIASSKNVYKINLDLLPDKEIIENNALYKNKRNFIGYIVNGSTISTINFQTIAGLTDTNLSEGLVIQTTIYNNDVLFQIINARTDKEKLEDHSQYGYTVGVAQKLGRYDIEHEELNSVKWLPDIYTPVFIYKPSNINAADANQCVGVLPGTNLEIPVKNYDELITHNTAILGILGIGKSCLTFELIKKIIDNTQSKIICIDITNEYIKKLPQYINNSLIVADSEHFSDSIADKFNYIYTENGSKQNHEKSGNIAEYKQLVKQDLIKFIFGQETIPDNKELTTDIRLKVYNPNLHNTSKGEKIGYNVITTELTHAEKTRVICETLLDIVMRMPLSANGKSKILLVFEEAHALIPEWNSTANSNDSSAVNGTAKVILQGRKYGVGSFVITQRTANISKSILNQCNTIFALRVFDDTGKQFLENYVGKDYASLLPTLEERHAVVIGKALKLKQPVVITLNDKDKIASRVQEAGK, via the coding sequence ATGCTGAAAAATATCTTGCAGAGAATCACAGCAGTAGCCTTTTATATTGGTTTCATATTATTGCTTGGATATTTTTTTAGGGGTAACTTGGCGTTTATTTTAGACCCAGATGACCCATTGTGCTTTATATTTTTTACAGTTGCACTTACGCTGATTCTTGGCGTGTATCTTTCAGAGCCATTTTTTACAAAACCGTCTGATGTCTTGGTAAGGTCAATATCCACAACCCTTGTATTATTGGCAGTTAAAGATAAGACAGATTTTATACTGTGGAAACAATTTTTAATTGTAATTTCCGTATTGGGAATAGCGGCATTGGTTATTACATTAATAAATAGCCGTAAGTCATTTGCAACAAGTCCGTCTCGCAAATTCAGCAAATTTATAACAACTGTTGGGTCGTCAGAAATTATTTTTGGCACTTTGTATGTTTTAGTTTTAGTGTCGTTTTTTAGAGATGCGCCTGTTATGTTTTTAGTGTGCTTAATAATATTGCTTGTATTGCTTGTGTGGCGGAAACCAGTAGAGTCATTTATATTAATTTGTTCGGATATTTATAAAGTATTTGAACGCGAAAATGCTTTGGCAGGATTTATAGGGGAAGCAATAGGTTGTGAAAATCCGTTTTTATATAATGTCGAGATAGATTTAGACAAATACAAATCTAATGCAAATAAAGGCGATATTGTTTATCTTGAACAAAATCAAAATTCTGGTTATGTCGGGATAGTTGTAAATACTCGTCATTTAATAGGGAAACGCTGGTTATCTGTTTATTTATTAAAAGATGATAGTACCGGCAATATAATATTGCTCGATTTGGTAAAAAAAGAATTAACCGAAACTGCAAATAATACAATAGCTAGTTCTAAAAATGTTTATAAAATCAATCTTGATCTTTTACCCGATAAAGAAATTATTGAAAATAATGCCTTATATAAAAATAAACGAAATTTTATCGGTTATATTGTAAATGGTTCAACAATAAGCACTATTAACTTTCAAACTATTGCTGGCTTGACTGACACCAATTTGAGCGAGGGTTTAGTTATTCAAACAACAATTTACAATAATGATGTTTTGTTTCAGATTATAAATGCCAGAACAGATAAAGAAAAATTAGAAGATCATAGTCAATATGGATACACAGTTGGTGTAGCACAAAAATTAGGACGATATGATATTGAACACGAAGAATTAAATTCTGTTAAATGGCTGCCTGATATTTATACGCCGGTATTTATTTATAAACCGTCAAATATAAATGCGGCTGATGCCAATCAGTGTGTTGGCGTATTGCCTGGCACGAATTTAGAAATCCCTGTTAAGAATTATGATGAACTAATTACTCATAACACCGCCATTCTAGGAATTTTAGGTATTGGAAAATCCTGCTTAACTTTTGAGTTAATAAAAAAGATTATTGACAATACGCAATCTAAAATTATTTGTATTGATATAACAAATGAATATATTAAGAAATTACCGCAATATATCAACAATAGTTTAATTGTTGCTGATAGTGAGCATTTTTCCGACTCAATAGCCGATAAGTTTAATTACATTTATACTGAAAATGGCAGTAAACAAAATCATGAAAAAAGCGGCAATATTGCAGAGTATAAGCAGCTTGTAAAACAGGATTTAATAAAATTCATTTTTGGACAAGAAACTATTCCAGATAACAAAGAATTGACTACCGATATTCGGCTTAAAGTATATAATCCTAACTTACACAACACCTCAAAAGGAGAAAAAATAGGCTATAATGTTATTACAACTGAATTAACTCATGCTGAAAAAACGAGAGTAATTTGTGAAACACTACTTGATATAGTTATGCGAATGCCTTTATCTGCTAATGGAAAAAGTAAAATATTACTTGTTTTTGAAGAAGCACATGCTCTTATTCCTGAGTGGAACTCTACCGCAAATAGTAATGATAGTAGTGCCGTAAATGGAACGGCAAAAGTCATTTTACAAGGCAGGAAATATGGGGTAGGCAGTTTTGTAATTACGCAAAGAACTGCAAATATAAGTAAAAGTATATTAAACCAATGTAATACAATATTTGCTTTAAGAGTTTTTGATGATACTGGAAAACAATTTCTAGAAAATTATGTTGGAAAAGATTATGCAAGTTTATTGCCAACGCTAGAAGAAAGACATGCTGTCGTAATTGGTAAAGCATTAAAATTAAAACAGCCTGTTGTTATTACTCTTAATGACAAAGACAAAATTGCTTCACGAGTGCAAGAGGCTGGCAAATGA
- a CDS encoding site-specific DNA-methyltransferase, translating to MVEKTDGKSLDITKDNLARLKSLFPNLVKENHLDLEQLKNAFGAETFAPNQENYGLGWAGKYEAFKEIQRQTADTLIPDKKASINFDTTENVFIEGENLEVLKVLQRSYFGKIKMIYIDPPYNTGNDSFIYPDDYTETLAEYQQRTGEKDDGGFINKQELFKKNTKENGQYHSVWLSMMYPRLYLARNLLREDGVIFVSIDDNEVGNLRLLLDEVFGEENFVAQFPWRKRTAKSDVPFGVSQDFEWILCYARTEAFTAGVKGGTRKYFETPDLPNKPWRVHDLTTQRSAQERPNSNYTMVNPKTGEEYPVNPNRVWAVTKETFDKYYAESRIVFPGDYDFLSLTRPALRYFKDDDLEKLGEQFGYIQLSTLLPPEVGLSQDGTKNFGTLFENKLFSFPKPVNLIKHLINAVNCFDKNAIVLDFFAGSGTTAQTVLELNKEDGGNRKFILIQMPEKCAEDSEAFKAGYERISDITQERIRRVIKKIKAEKDSKLKLEKDIDLGFKSFVLSSSNFKIWRGDVRGEALIEQMRLHKNPVARNDETALLYELLLKAGLPLSAKIETIEMGGANIFNVESGRLVLALSKLNQTIINQALKIKPQTFVCLDTLFDKNDKLKTNTKLRFKDEGIEFRSI from the coding sequence ATGGTAGAAAAAACAGATGGTAAATCGTTAGATATAACTAAAGATAATCTGGCCAGACTAAAAAGTCTGTTCCCTAACTTAGTCAAAGAGAATCATCTTGATTTAGAACAGCTAAAAAACGCTTTTGGCGCAGAAACTTTTGCCCCTAATCAAGAAAATTATGGCCTTGGCTGGGCTGGCAAGTATGAAGCTTTCAAAGAAATACAGAGGCAAACCGCTGATACGTTGATACCGGACAAAAAAGCCAGCATAAATTTTGACACCACAGAGAATGTTTTTATCGAGGGTGAAAATTTAGAAGTTTTGAAAGTCCTGCAGCGATCTTATTTTGGCAAGATCAAAATGATATACATAGACCCGCCTTACAACACGGGCAATGATTCTTTTATTTATCCAGACGATTACACAGAAACCCTAGCGGAATACCAGCAGCGCACCGGCGAAAAAGATGATGGCGGCTTTATCAATAAACAAGAACTGTTTAAGAAAAATACCAAAGAAAACGGACAATATCACTCGGTCTGGCTGTCGATGATGTATCCGAGATTATATCTCGCCAGAAATTTACTGCGTGAAGACGGCGTGATCTTTGTAAGTATTGATGATAATGAGGTTGGCAATCTGCGGTTGCTGCTGGATGAGGTGTTTGGCGAGGAAAATTTTGTGGCGCAGTTTCCGTGGCGAAAAAGAACGGCAAAATCCGATGTGCCTTTTGGTGTTTCACAAGATTTTGAATGGATATTGTGTTATGCCAGAACAGAGGCATTTACAGCCGGAGTGAAAGGCGGCACGCGAAAATATTTTGAAACGCCAGATCTACCAAATAAACCGTGGCGAGTGCATGATTTAACAACACAAAGAAGCGCACAAGAAAGGCCGAATAGCAACTATACAATGGTCAATCCCAAAACTGGCGAAGAATACCCAGTTAATCCTAATAGAGTATGGGCAGTAACAAAAGAAACTTTTGATAAATATTACGCAGAAAGCCGCATAGTATTTCCAGGTGATTATGATTTTTTAAGTCTTACCAGGCCGGCCTTGCGTTATTTCAAAGATGATGATCTAGAAAAATTAGGAGAGCAGTTTGGCTATATCCAGTTAAGCACACTTTTACCGCCAGAAGTCGGCCTATCGCAAGATGGAACAAAAAATTTTGGAACACTATTTGAAAATAAGTTATTCAGTTTTCCTAAACCCGTAAACCTAATTAAGCACTTGATAAATGCTGTAAATTGTTTTGATAAAAATGCTATTGTCCTTGACTTTTTCGCAGGCTCCGGCACCACTGCCCAGACTGTGCTGGAATTGAATAAAGAAGACGGTGGCAACCGTAAATTTATTTTGATACAAATGCCTGAGAAATGCGCGGAAGACAGCGAGGCGTTCAAGGCCGGGTATGAGCGTATTTCGGATATTACTCAAGAGCGTATCCGAAGAGTTATCAAGAAAATCAAGGCGGAGAAAGACAGTAAGCTAAAGCTGGAAAAAGATATTGATCTAGGGTTCAAGTCTTTTGTCTTAAGCTCGTCAAATTTTAAGATCTGGCGGGGTGATGTGCGGGGTGAAGCCTTGATAGAGCAGATGAGATTACATAAAAATCCTGTCGCACGCAACGACGAAACCGCCTTACTCTATGAGTTACTGCTCAAAGCCGGTCTGCCTCTGTCTGCCAAAATAGAAACAATTGAAATGGGCGGTGCAAATATCTTTAATGTAGAGAGCGGCCGCTTGGTTTTAGCACTGTCTAAGCTAAACCAAACGATCATTAATCAAGCCTTAAAAATTAAACCGCAGACTTTTGTCTGCCTCGACACTTTGTTCGACAAAAACGACAAACTTAAAACCAATACCAAATTGCGGTTTAAAGATGAGGGGATTGAGTTTAGGAGTATATGA
- a CDS encoding ABC transporter permease, whose translation MNSRLIREINATLTIAARDVLILLKTPSYFGFSLIMPLIFMGILGGSLSQNMASGLPYDYGQFLLVGMLVNMLLMGTTNGITSLVEDRTEDFTQELMVSPISRYSIIIGKIFGSSFSALLQLLGTLLTALLMGIHYSLWQLLAVLAVSPLICLAAGALGMIIVAFIKDNRTAGMVQMLVVMPQMFLTGAFIPINNSQGILFWLSRMMPMTYCLDLARAVFFYGAPSYAGIVLFHPALDILVIAALTAAFLFIGTFFFVRSETNR comes from the coding sequence GTGAATAGCCGGTTGATCCGCGAAATAAACGCGACGCTCACGATCGCCGCGCGGGACGTTTTGATCCTGCTCAAAACACCGTCTTATTTTGGTTTTAGCCTGATCATGCCGCTGATCTTTATGGGCATACTGGGCGGCAGTTTATCTCAAAATATGGCTTCCGGCCTGCCTTATGATTACGGCCAGTTCTTGCTGGTGGGAATGCTCGTCAATATGCTCTTGATGGGCACGACCAACGGTATCACCTCGCTGGTCGAAGACCGCACGGAAGATTTCACGCAGGAATTGATGGTTTCGCCGATCTCGCGCTACTCGATCATTATCGGTAAAATTTTTGGCTCATCTTTCTCGGCGCTATTACAATTGCTCGGCACTCTGCTGACCGCGCTGCTGATGGGCATTCACTATTCTCTCTGGCAGCTGCTGGCCGTGCTGGCGGTTTCACCGCTGATCTGTCTGGCCGCCGGCGCGCTGGGCATGATTATCGTGGCGTTTATCAAAGACAATCGCACCGCTGGCATGGTGCAAATGCTGGTCGTGATGCCGCAGATGTTCCTCACCGGCGCTTTTATTCCGATCAACAATTCTCAAGGGATCTTGTTTTGGCTCAGCCGGATGATGCCCATGACTTACTGTCTCGATCTGGCGCGGGCGGTATTTTTTTACGGCGCGCCAAGCTATGCCGGCATTGTGCTGTTCCATCCGGCGCTGGATATTTTGGTCATCGCGGCGCTGACCGCGGCGTTTTTATTCATCGGCACATTCTTTTTTGTGCGGTCGGAGACGAATCGCTAA
- a CDS encoding ABC transporter ATP-binding protein produces MRGIIEVDGLTKRYQKAKELAVDNINFSVAQGDFFAFLGPNGAGKTTTISILTTTLAKTSGQVTIAGYDLERETKQIRAKVGIIFQKPSLDKTLSAEENIRFHACLYGLFAYRPFFRWMPAAYKDRVMELAEIVGLKDKIFQRVNKLSGGMQRKLEILRSLMHTPDILFLDEPTQGLDAVSRRALWNYISAVRQKHGTTVFLTTHYIDEAEQVDTLCVINRGRIAFAGTPRQLKALLPQKPVMKLYEPALEDAYVDLLSRTGGARE; encoded by the coding sequence TTGCGCGGCATTATCGAAGTGGACGGTCTGACCAAACGCTATCAGAAAGCCAAAGAGCTGGCCGTGGATAATATTAATTTCTCGGTGGCGCAGGGTGATTTTTTTGCTTTTCTGGGGCCGAACGGCGCGGGCAAGACCACCACGATCTCGATCCTGACGACCACGCTGGCCAAAACTTCCGGACAGGTGACTATCGCCGGCTACGATCTGGAGCGCGAGACCAAACAGATCCGGGCCAAAGTTGGGATCATTTTTCAAAAGCCCAGTTTGGACAAAACGCTTTCGGCGGAAGAAAATATCCGTTTTCATGCCTGCCTGTACGGATTGTTTGCCTACCGCCCTTTTTTTCGCTGGATGCCCGCCGCCTACAAAGACCGCGTTATGGAGCTGGCGGAAATCGTCGGCCTCAAGGATAAAATTTTTCAGCGGGTCAATAAATTGTCCGGCGGCATGCAGCGCAAGCTGGAAATACTGCGCAGCCTGATGCACACGCCGGATATTTTGTTTCTGGACGAGCCGACGCAGGGGCTGGACGCCGTAAGCCGCCGCGCGCTCTGGAATTACATCAGCGCTGTCCGCCAAAAACACGGCACCACGGTTTTTTTAACCACGCATTATATAGATGAAGCCGAACAGGTCGACACGCTGTGCGTCATTAACCGCGGCCGCATCGCTTTCGCCGGTACGCCGCGCCAGTTAAAAGCTCTGCTGCCGCAAAAGCCGGTAATGAAACTTTACGAGCCGGCGCTGGAAGACGCTTATGTGGATCTGTTGAGCCGCACAGGAGGCGCCCGTGAATAG
- a CDS encoding pyridoxamine 5'-phosphate oxidase family protein, with protein sequence MSEAIKFLQDNPLHYVATVGLDGRPSVRPFQSIYVKDGRIYYCTGNFKTVYQELQKNPAVQINALDPKTMDWARLSGRAVFTDDAKIKEEFFAAYPNIKERYPEISTFAVFYIDQPKATLYSFSAPPREIFL encoded by the coding sequence ATGAGTGAGGCAATCAAGTTTTTACAGGACAACCCGCTACATTATGTGGCGACGGTGGGGCTGGATGGACGCCCAAGTGTGCGGCCGTTCCAGTCTATTTATGTGAAAGACGGACGGATCTATTATTGCACAGGCAATTTCAAAACTGTGTACCAGGAGCTGCAAAAAAATCCCGCTGTGCAGATCAACGCGCTGGACCCTAAAACTATGGACTGGGCGCGTTTGTCCGGCCGGGCTGTGTTCACGGACGACGCCAAAATAAAAGAAGAATTTTTCGCGGCCTATCCGAATATCAAAGAAAGATACCCGGAGATTTCGACTTTTGCCGTATTCTATATCGATCAGCCGAAAGCGACACTTTATTCTTTCAGCGCGCCGCCGCGGGAGATTTTTTTATAG
- a CDS encoding 8-amino-7-oxononanoate synthase, with amino-acid sequence MDLTKFLTGALAEIDQKNLRRRLPDWRNIDAGFSRNTYLGNHFGASGSRLISGNHRLYARLEKKLALWKKTAAALVYPTGYMTNLGVVSALLGKGDLVILDKLCHASLIDGARLSQADLRVFKHNQPADLEKLLRQSAAYPKILVVTEGVFSMDGDRAPLSELTALRKKYGFWLLVDEAHAVGALGRRGEGLAGQLGVAQDIDISIGTFSKALDSLGGYVCGSRPLIDYLINRSRAFIYTTALPKIILQKNLANLQKIQRQNPRKKLWRNIAYFSTRLGVKADSAIIPLLIGAEKKALALAEKLRVGGFAVPAIRYPTVPYGQARLRFTISAETTKKQMDKILEILKNTRPTIRPVPDPRKSNC; translated from the coding sequence ATGGATTTGACAAAATTTTTAACCGGCGCTTTGGCCGAAATAGACCAAAAAAATCTGCGCCGCCGCCTGCCGGACTGGCGGAATATTGACGCTGGTTTTTCCCGCAATACTTACCTTGGCAATCATTTTGGCGCCAGCGGCTCGCGGCTGATCTCCGGCAATCACCGGCTCTACGCGCGGCTCGAGAAAAAATTAGCCCTATGGAAAAAGACCGCCGCCGCGCTGGTTTATCCGACCGGTTACATGACCAATCTCGGTGTTGTCTCCGCGCTGCTGGGCAAAGGCGATTTGGTGATTCTTGACAAGCTCTGTCACGCTTCGCTCATCGACGGCGCGCGGCTGTCGCAGGCCGACCTGCGGGTTTTTAAGCACAATCAGCCGGCCGACCTCGAAAAACTTTTACGGCAAAGCGCGGCTTACCCAAAAATCCTCGTCGTTACGGAAGGTGTTTTTTCGATGGACGGCGACCGCGCGCCGCTGTCTGAACTTACCGCTCTGCGCAAAAAATACGGCTTTTGGCTGCTGGTCGACGAAGCGCATGCTGTTGGGGCTTTGGGCCGGCGCGGCGAAGGGCTGGCCGGACAGCTCGGCGTGGCTCAAGACATCGACATCAGCATCGGCACGTTCAGCAAAGCACTGGATAGTCTGGGCGGCTATGTCTGCGGTTCGCGGCCGTTGATCGACTATCTCATCAACAGATCGCGCGCCTTTATTTACACGACGGCTTTGCCGAAAATAATTCTGCAAAAAAACCTGGCTAATCTGCAAAAAATCCAGCGTCAAAATCCGCGCAAAAAATTGTGGCGCAATATTGCATACTTTAGCACGCGTCTCGGCGTCAAAGCGGATTCGGCGATCATCCCGCTACTTATCGGCGCGGAGAAAAAAGCTTTGGCGCTGGCCGAAAAACTGCGCGTCGGCGGTTTTGCCGTGCCGGCTATTCGTTATCCGACCGTGCCATACGGACAGGCGCGCCTGCGCTTCACCATCAGCGCCGAGACGACAAAAAAGCAGATGGATAAAATATTAGAAATTCTGAAAAATACTAGGCCTACAATACGCCCTGTTCCAGACCCGCGGAAATCAAATTGCTGA
- a CDS encoding helix-turn-helix domain-containing protein produces MEFEQLKQIYVRNLKRFRKDARMSQMQLGLRCNTAASYIGEIEIGRKFPSLKMMARIADALQISPHLFLLDGSGQTRAEFPRPIATAYIKRRLAEQLTLQVNSTIQRVLRKF; encoded by the coding sequence ATGGAGTTTGAGCAGCTCAAGCAGATCTATGTGCGGAATTTAAAGCGGTTCAGGAAAGACGCCCGGATGTCGCAAATGCAGCTCGGCCTGCGCTGTAACACCGCGGCCAGTTACATTGGCGAGATCGAAATAGGGCGTAAATTTCCTTCTTTGAAAATGATGGCCAGAATAGCTGACGCTTTGCAAATTTCACCGCATTTATTCCTGCTGGACGGCTCAGGCCAAACCCGCGCCGAATTTCCCCGCCCGATCGCCACCGCCTATATTAAAAGAAGACTGGCCGAACAATTAACCCTGCAGGTAAACAGCACAATTCAGCGCGTCCTGCGCAAGTTTTAG
- the glmS gene encoding glutamine--fructose-6-phosphate transaminase (isomerizing): MCGIVGYLGKKDALPLVVDGLKYLEYRGYDSAGVAVHTGQKIEIVRAVGKIRDLEKKLKNPPRGKCAVGHTRWATHGRPSLENCHPHQNNDARIVLVHNGIIENYNVLKTRLQEDGILFRSETDTEVLAALIGKYYAGNLAKAVLQSLREVEGTFAIAVLAQDRPNEIVVAKRAAPLCIGLGKDENFIGSDAISFIKHTNKVVYLKDDEIAVLTPRSVEVRNLRGKKVNPKTQTLSLDPSSIEKGEYPHYMLKEIYEQPHAVQDTLDGRISPQNDEVIFKELEKHREYLSGINKIFIVACGTSWHAGLVAEYLLERYARLSVEVDYAAEFRYRYPVLDKKTLVLTISQSGETADTIAAIGEAQSLGAKVLSIVNVPSSTIARNSNMVIYTFAGREIGVASTKAFTTQLVVLSLLTVYLGLLRRTLPAEQAAVMLQDLKRVPNEIAKVFTEVDNIKRIARAFYKHSNALYLGRGVGFPIALEGALKLKEISYIHAEGYSAAEMKHGPIALIDENMPTVVLAFKGRRYEKILGNIMEVKARKGKLIAVASASNDDITRVADEVIRIPDATESISAILAVVPLQILAYYIAVEKGCSVDQPRNLAKSVTVE; the protein is encoded by the coding sequence ATGTGCGGAATAGTCGGTTATCTGGGCAAAAAGGACGCTCTGCCGCTGGTCGTGGATGGCCTGAAATATCTCGAATACCGCGGTTATGATTCCGCGGGGGTGGCGGTGCATACCGGCCAGAAAATCGAGATCGTTAGGGCTGTCGGTAAAATTCGAGACCTTGAGAAAAAACTGAAAAATCCACCCAGGGGTAAATGCGCGGTCGGACATACGCGCTGGGCGACGCACGGCCGTCCTTCGCTGGAAAATTGCCACCCGCATCAGAATAATGACGCGCGCATTGTGCTTGTGCATAACGGCATTATCGAAAACTACAATGTTTTAAAGACCCGTCTGCAGGAAGACGGCATTTTGTTTCGTTCCGAGACGGACACGGAGGTCTTAGCGGCGCTCATCGGCAAATATTACGCGGGAAATTTGGCCAAAGCGGTTTTGCAGTCTTTGCGCGAGGTCGAAGGAACTTTTGCGATCGCCGTGCTGGCGCAGGATCGGCCAAACGAGATCGTCGTGGCCAAACGCGCCGCGCCGCTGTGCATCGGTTTGGGTAAAGATGAGAACTTTATCGGCTCGGACGCGATCTCTTTTATCAAGCACACGAACAAAGTCGTTTATCTTAAAGACGACGAGATCGCCGTGCTTACTCCCCGGTCTGTCGAAGTGCGCAATTTGCGCGGCAAAAAAGTGAACCCCAAAACGCAGACGCTTTCGCTCGACCCGTCGTCGATCGAAAAAGGCGAATATCCGCATTACATGCTCAAAGAAATTTACGAGCAGCCGCACGCCGTGCAGGATACGCTGGACGGACGCATCTCGCCACAGAATGACGAGGTGATCTTCAAAGAGCTGGAAAAACACCGCGAGTATTTGAGCGGCATCAACAAGATTTTTATCGTGGCCTGCGGCACATCGTGGCATGCCGGCCTGGTCGCGGAATATTTACTGGAAAGATACGCGCGCCTCTCTGTCGAGGTGGATTATGCCGCGGAATTCCGCTACCGCTATCCTGTGCTGGATAAAAAAACACTCGTGCTGACGATCAGCCAGTCCGGTGAAACGGCGGACACTATCGCCGCGATCGGCGAAGCCCAGTCGCTTGGCGCGAAAGTTTTGTCTATCGTCAATGTGCCATCCTCAACTATCGCGCGCAATTCCAACATGGTCATTTATACTTTTGCCGGACGCGAGATCGGCGTGGCCTCGACCAAGGCTTTCACCACGCAGCTGGTCGTGCTGTCTCTGCTGACCGTCTATTTGGGACTGCTGCGCCGCACCCTGCCGGCCGAGCAAGCGGCGGTCATGCTGCAAGATCTGAAACGCGTGCCAAATGAGATCGCCAAAGTGTTTACGGAAGTGGATAATATCAAGCGCATCGCCCGAGCGTTTTATAAACACAGCAACGCGCTCTATCTGGGGCGCGGTGTGGGTTTCCCGATCGCCCTCGAGGGCGCGCTGAAGCTCAAAGAAATCTCGTACATTCACGCCGAAGGTTACTCCGCCGCGGAAATGAAACACGGCCCCATTGCCCTCATCGATGAAAATATGCCGACAGTCGTGCTGGCTTTCAAGGGACGCCGTTACGAAAAAATCCTTGGCAATATTATGGAAGTCAAGGCGCGCAAGGGCAAGCTCATCGCCGTCGCTTCGGCGAGTAATGACGACATCACGCGCGTCGCCGACGAGGTGATCCGCATACCCGACGCGACGGAAAGCATTTCCGCGATACTGGCTGTCGTGCCGCTACAAATCCTCGCCTATTACATCGCGGTGGAAAAAGGCTGCTCGGTCGACCAGCCGCGCAATCTGGCCAAAAGTGTGACTGTGGAGTAA
- a CDS encoding helix-turn-helix domain-containing protein — protein sequence MKKQDLLKILGANIKRHRLRLNWSQALLAEKVNISITFLSSIERGAKWLSPATVVKLADTFHIHSYELFKPENIFPDACQDVLSQYAEDIHSAVSNLRGKYLGQLGRR from the coding sequence ATGAAAAAACAGGATTTGCTTAAAATTTTGGGAGCGAACATAAAAAGACATCGCCTCCGTCTTAATTGGTCGCAGGCCCTGCTGGCGGAAAAAGTGAATATTTCTATCACGTTTCTGAGCAGTATTGAGCGCGGCGCCAAATGGCTGTCACCGGCCACTGTGGTTAAACTGGCGGACACGTTTCATATTCATAGTTATGAATTATTCAAGCCGGAAAATATTTTTCCCGACGCCTGTCAGGATGTGCTCAGTCAGTATGCCGAGGACATTCATTCTGCCGTGAGTAACCTGCGCGGAAAATATCTGGGGCAGCTGGGGCGGCGTTAG